The region ATAAAACGGTGAGCAGCGCGAGAAGCACCCCGGTTTTCAATGTATTGCCCATGCGAATTCTCCCTCTCCTCTCCTGCGTATTGATTCCATTATAGCCAAATCAGTTCCAGCCGCCTCGTAAATTCGGATCCTCAAATGCGGCAAGCCGATCGACCAGGGAGAGAAACTCCTTCGATTGCTCTTTCGGGACGGCCACTTGCAACACCACATACTGGTCGCCCCGTGAACCGCCTCCCGGCGTCGGCACGCCCCTTCCCTTGAGCCTGAGTTTCCTGCCGCTCGACGAGCCCTCCGGAACCGAAACCGTCACAGGACCGTCGATCGTGGGCACCGATATCCTCGCCCCTTTCACCGCCTCGGAATAGGTGACGGGCAAGTCGAGGAAGATGTCGCTTCCCTCCCTGCGGAAGTACGGGTGGGGAATCATGCGGAGACGGATGATGAGGTCCCCGCTTTTTCCCGAAGCGGTTCGTTCTCCCCCTTTCCCTCCCACGCGGATGGTGGACCCGTCCCGCGCCCCCGCGGGAATCCGGACCTTGATCCGTTCGGCATGTTCCGTCACGCCGGCCCCGCCGCACTGCGGACACCCCCGCCGTCCCGCCCGGCCGGATCCCCGGCACCCCGCACACGCCTTGGGCCGCTGGTACTGAAGATCCCTCACGGCCCCCCTGGCCATGTCGAGGAAATCGACCGGAAGGTCCATCGTGAGGTCGACCCCGCGCCCGCCGGCCTGCGCGAACCGCCCTCCCTGCAACAGGTCTCCGAATATGTCCCCGAGGTCGAACGCCTCCCCCTGGGGATACCCCCCGGGGTCGAAACCGGAACCGCCCGCCCAATGGAACGGTCCTCCCTCCCGGAATCCCCCGGTGAAGACCCCTTTCCGTACCGCGTCGTATTCCTCCCGTTTCTTCCTGTCGGAAAGGACCCCGTTCGCCTCGTTGATCTCCTTGAAACGGCTTTCCGCCGCTTTGTCCCCTGGGTTCACATCGGGATGGTACTTCTTCGCCAGCCGTCGGAACGCCTTCCGGATCTCGTCGCCGGTGGCGTTTTCCGACACACCCAACACTTCGTAGTAGTTCTTCCTGGGATCCATCCCCGGTACAGCCGCCCTCCCCGGGAAAAATACCGGGGAGCCACGCTGCCCCCCGGAGCCCGGAAACCGCATTTATTCTATAACATTCACCTTGATCTGCTTCGGCTTGGCCTGTTCCTTCTTGGGAAGTTTCACCTCGAGAACGCCGTCCTTGAACTTGGCCGTCACCTTCTCCTGATCGACGGACACCGGAAGCGAGAAGGATCGCTGGAAGTTCCCGTACGACCGCTCGATCCGGTGGTAGCTCTCCTCCTTGACCTCCCTCTCGAACTTGCGCTCCCCGCGAAGCGACAGGATCCCGTCCTTCACCTCCACCGAGATCTGGTCCTTCTCCACGCCGGGAAGTTCCGCCTTGACCACGACGGAATCGTTGTTCTCGTAGATGTCCACGGCCGGTGTCCACATTCCCGTCCGGATCCCCTCGTCTCTCCCTCGGGAACGGGAAAGCGCATCCTCGAAAATCTGGTTCATCCTTTCCTGGATGGTCGACAAATCGCGAAACGGGTCCAGCCAGCGTACGATCGCCATGGTTCTCCTCCTCGTACCCCCCCCGGCCCCGATCGCGGGGCCCGGGGGGCAATGATGGATGATCGTTTCGTTACACCGCAATCTTGATCTGCTTCGGCTTCGCCTGCTCCTTCTTCGGCAGGTCCACCTGCAGGACACCGTCCTTCATCCGGGCGGTGACCTTCTCCCCGTCAACCGAGGAGGGCAACGTGAAGGAGCGATGGAAGGTACCGTACAACCGTTCGATCCGGTGGTAGCTTTCCTCCTTTACCTCCTTCTCGATCTTTCGCTCCCCTCGCAGCGTGAGGACGCCATCCTTGACCTCGACGCCGATGGCTTCCTTGTCCATGCCGGGAAGCTCCGCCCGGACGCAGATCGCGTCCTTGGTTTCATAGATGTCCACGGCCGGCATCCAAACGCCGGTTCCCAGTGCTTCCTCGCGGCCATGACCGCTTTCCAGGAAGTTTCCGAAAAGCTGATTCATCCGGTCCTGAAGGGTTGTGATGTCCCGGAACGGATCCGTCCAACGAATAAGTGCCATGATGTGTCCTCCTTTCCTCCGGCTCTGACACGAAGCCGGAATGTGTGCATGGGTTGTCCCGAAATCGGGGATCATGATCCCCGCTATTTCTTCGCGGGGTCTTCGTACTCCGCGTCGACCACCTCCCCTTCCGGTCCCTTTCCCGCCGCTTCGCCTTCCGGCGCAGGCGGGGGGGGGGAAGAGGACGCCTCCTTGTACATGTGCTCGGCGAGACGGTGTGAACGCTGCATGAGTTTCTCCGCGGCCTGTTTCAGGACGTTCTCGTCCTCGGACTTCATCGATTCCTTCGCTTCGGAGACCGCGGCCTCCACCTCGGCCGCCAGATCCGCGGGCACCTTCTCCCGGTTCTCCCGGAGCGTCTTCTCCGTGTTGTAGACGAGGGAGTCGAGGTGGTTGCGCGCCTCGATGACGGCCTTCCGCTTCCGGTCCTCGGAAGCGTGCGCCTCGGCTTCCTTGACCATCCGGTCGATATCCTCCTTGGCGAGGCCGGTCGACGCCGTGATCGTGATCTTCTGCTCCTTGGCGGTCGCCGTGTCCTTCGCGTTGACGTGGAGGATGCCGTTGGCGTCGATGTCGAAGGTCACCTCGATCTTGGGGACGCCGCGGGGCGCGGCCGGAATCCCCTCGAGGTGGAACCTCCCCAGGGTCCGGTTGGCCGCCGCCATCCCCCGCTCCCCCTGCAGGACGTGGACCTCCACGCTCGTCTGACCATCGGCCGCCGTCGTGAAGATCTCGCTCTTCCGGACCGGGATCGTCGTGTTCCTCTCGATGAGTTTCGTCATCACCCCCCCGAGCGTCTCGATCCCGAGCGACAGAGGGGTCACGTCGAGGAGCAGCATGTCCTTCACCTCACCGCCGAGGACGCCCGCCTGGACGGCGGCGCCCGCCGCCACCACCTCGTCGGGGTTCACGCCCTGGTGCGGATCGCGGCGGAAGAAGCTCTTCACCATCTGGATGACCTTCGGCATCCGGGTGGAGCCGCCGACGAGCACGACCTCGTCGATCTTGTCCACGGAGATCCCGGCGTCCTGGATCGCCAGCTCGCACGGCTTGAGAGTCCGGTCGAGGATGTCCTGGGTCATCTGCTCCATCCTGCTTCGCGTGAGCTTGAGCTGGAGATGCTTGGGCCCCGTCGCGTCCGCGGTGATGAACGGGAGGCTGATTTCGGTCTCCATCACGGAGGAGAGCTCGATCTTGGCCTTCTCGGCCACCTCCTTCAGCCTCTGAAGCGCCGTCCGGTCCTTTGACAGGTCGATCCCCTGATCCTTCCTGAATTCCGCCACGATCCACTCGATGATCCGCTGGTCGATGTTGTCGCCCCCCAGGTGCGTGTCCCCGTTGGTCGACTTCACCTCGACGACGTTGTCTCCCACCTCGAGGATCGAGATGTCGAAGGTGCCCCCTCCAAAATCGAAGACCGCGATCAGCTCGTTCTTCTTCTTATCGAGGCCGTACGCGAGTGCCGCGGCCGTCGGCTCGTTGATGATCCGGAGGACCTCCAGCCCCGCGATCGCGCCCGCGTCCTTCGTCGCCTGCCGCTGCGAGTCGTTGAAGTACGCCGGCACCGTGATGACCGCCTTCTGGACCGCCTCGCCCAGGTACGTCTCCGCGGCCTTTTTCAGCTTCCCGAGCACCATGGCGGAGATCTGCTCGGGGGTGTACTCCTTCCCGCCGGCCGTCACGGTGGCCTTCTGGCTGTCCCCCTTCGTCACCCGGTAGGGAACGAGCTTCATCTCCTCGGCGACCTCATCGTACCGGCGGCCCATGAACCGCTTGATCGAGAAAACCGTGTTCTCGGGGTTCAATACCGCCTGGCGCTTGGCCACCTGGCCGACGAGAATCTCGCCCCCCTTGCCGATGCCGACGACCGAAGGCGTGAGCCGGCTGCCCTCCTCGTTGATGATGATCTTGGGCTCCCCGCCTTCCATCACGGCCACCACGGAGTTCGTGGTGCCGAGGTCGATCCCGATGATCTTCGCCATATTCCCCTTCTCCTTTTTCCCGGATTCTGGTTCAGTACCCTTTCAACACCTTCGATATGAATCTCGCAAGCAGATGGCCGTCCACCGGCTTGGTGACGTATCCCAGCACGCCCACCTCGACCGCCCACATCCGCTGCGCCTTGCTGTCCTCCGCGGATAACAGGAGGACCGGGACCCGCGAAGCGACGCGCCCGATCTTGGCCAGCGTGTCCAGGCCTCCGGACGAGGGCACGTCCATGTCGATGACGAGGAGGTCCGTCCCCCCGCGGACGGCACTGACCAGACCGGCGGTGCAGTCCGTGAAGAGCTCCGTCATGGCCCCCGCCTCGGAGAGTGCCCCCAGAAGCGGAGCCATCGGACCCCAGTCCTCTCCTTGTGCATCCGCGATCAGAACCACTCTTCGGGCCACTTTTTCCTCCCTGCACCCTACCTGATGTCCAACATCCGTGCCAAAGGGAGCCCCCTTGTAAGATCAGCATAACTTTCTGTTTTTAATCAGTTATTATTGGCCAATACCGGACAGGCGATCAACCGAAGAAAAAATCGCGCCAAAATGGCGTACCTGCGCCGCCCCTGGGCTGCGCCATTTTGACGTGATCAACTTCCTGTGCGGGGACACTCCGGGGACACTCCTGATTCTATCGACGAGAAATAAAGGAGTGTCCCCACCCAGTGTTAGGAATGTCCCCCTTGGGAGTGTCCCCGGGGACCGCAACCGGGG is a window of Candidatus Deferrimicrobiaceae bacterium DNA encoding:
- a CDS encoding Hsp20/alpha crystallin family protein codes for the protein MAIVRWLDPFRDLSTIQERMNQIFEDALSRSRGRDEGIRTGMWTPAVDIYENNDSVVVKAELPGVEKDQISVEVKDGILSLRGERKFEREVKEESYHRIERSYGNFQRSFSLPVSVDQEKVTAKFKDGVLEVKLPKKEQAKPKQIKVNVIE
- the dnaK gene encoding molecular chaperone DnaK — encoded protein: MAKIIGIDLGTTNSVVAVMEGGEPKIIINEEGSRLTPSVVGIGKGGEILVGQVAKRQAVLNPENTVFSIKRFMGRRYDEVAEEMKLVPYRVTKGDSQKATVTAGGKEYTPEQISAMVLGKLKKAAETYLGEAVQKAVITVPAYFNDSQRQATKDAGAIAGLEVLRIINEPTAAALAYGLDKKKNELIAVFDFGGGTFDISILEVGDNVVEVKSTNGDTHLGGDNIDQRIIEWIVAEFRKDQGIDLSKDRTALQRLKEVAEKAKIELSSVMETEISLPFITADATGPKHLQLKLTRSRMEQMTQDILDRTLKPCELAIQDAGISVDKIDEVVLVGGSTRMPKVIQMVKSFFRRDPHQGVNPDEVVAAGAAVQAGVLGGEVKDMLLLDVTPLSLGIETLGGVMTKLIERNTTIPVRKSEIFTTAADGQTSVEVHVLQGERGMAAANRTLGRFHLEGIPAAPRGVPKIEVTFDIDANGILHVNAKDTATAKEQKITITASTGLAKEDIDRMVKEAEAHASEDRKRKAVIEARNHLDSLVYNTEKTLRENREKVPADLAAEVEAAVSEAKESMKSEDENVLKQAAEKLMQRSHRLAEHMYKEASSSPPPPAPEGEAAGKGPEGEVVDAEYEDPAKK
- a CDS encoding J domain-containing protein, which encodes MDPRKNYYEVLGVSENATGDEIRKAFRRLAKKYHPDVNPGDKAAESRFKEINEANGVLSDRKKREEYDAVRKGVFTGGFREGGPFHWAGGSGFDPGGYPQGEAFDLGDIFGDLLQGGRFAQAGGRGVDLTMDLPVDFLDMARGAVRDLQYQRPKACAGCRGSGRAGRRGCPQCGGAGVTEHAERIKVRIPAGARDGSTIRVGGKGGERTASGKSGDLIIRLRMIPHPYFRREGSDIFLDLPVTYSEAVKGARISVPTIDGPVTVSVPEGSSSGRKLRLKGRGVPTPGGGSRGDQYVVLQVAVPKEQSKEFLSLVDRLAAFEDPNLRGGWN
- a CDS encoding Hsp20/alpha crystallin family protein, translating into MALIRWTDPFRDITTLQDRMNQLFGNFLESGHGREEALGTGVWMPAVDIYETKDAICVRAELPGMDKEAIGVEVKDGVLTLRGERKIEKEVKEESYHRIERLYGTFHRSFTLPSSVDGEKVTARMKDGVLQVDLPKKEQAKPKQIKIAV
- a CDS encoding response regulator, encoding MAPLLGALSEAGAMTELFTDCTAGLVSAVRGGTDLLVIDMDVPSSGGLDTLAKIGRVASRVPVLLLSAEDSKAQRMWAVEVGVLGYVTKPVDGHLLARFISKVLKGY